A section of the Agarivorans litoreus genome encodes:
- a CDS encoding FKBP-type peptidyl-prolyl cis-trans isomerase, with product MKVAKDTVVRFEYTLHETDGALLESTNGEAVAYLHGHKSMIPAIEEGLEGKEAGAEVALSLAPENGYGVRNEEAVERISVKHLQGAKNWKAGMPAVVQTEQGPRQVTVVKVGKFMATIDTNHPYAGKHLDFAIKLVEVRAASEEEISHGHAHGAGGHQH from the coding sequence ATGAAAGTTGCTAAAGACACAGTGGTTCGCTTTGAATATACCTTACATGAAACCGATGGTGCTCTATTAGAGAGCACTAACGGCGAAGCTGTAGCTTATTTACATGGGCACAAGTCAATGATTCCTGCCATTGAAGAGGGCTTAGAAGGTAAAGAAGCTGGTGCTGAAGTGGCCTTGAGCTTAGCCCCAGAAAATGGCTACGGAGTGCGCAACGAAGAAGCCGTGGAGCGAATTTCTGTTAAGCACTTACAGGGTGCTAAAAACTGGAAAGCGGGTATGCCAGCAGTGGTGCAAACAGAGCAAGGCCCACGTCAAGTTACGGTAGTTAAGGTTGGCAAGTTTATGGCAACTATTGACACCAACCATCCCTATGCAGGCAAGCATTTAGACTTTGCTATTAAGCTGGTTGAAGTGCGAGCCGCCAGTGAAGAAGAGATCTCTCATGGCCACGCCCATGGTGCTGGTGGTCATCAGCACTAA